The genomic segment CAACCCGTTCGTGCTTCCACGATTGGAGCTGTGTTTAATAAGAATTACAAAGCCTATGACGTTAAAGATGCTCGTGGCACTCATATTTTGAGACACACTCACATCACGATGTTAGTTGAGGCTGAAGTTGATTTACCTGTAATTATGGAGAGAGTTGGCCACTCCGACATAAACATCACGTTAGAAATTTACGCGCACGTGACTAAGAAGATGCTGAAAAAAAGTGATGATAAAATTAATGAGTATTTCCGCCAATTTATCTAAAGCGAAAATAAATGTGGTTTTAATGTGATTTTTCGTTTAGTGCAACCGCCTTTGAATGCTGGAAAACACTGCGGTTGTACCCTTTCAGCTTTAATATGTTTGGAATGATCATCATTTCAATTAGCGTGAACGCTTTTTCATTATGAATAAATTTCATCTAATTCTCCCCCTCATAATTTATCCATCATTCCGTAAACCGGTAAAAGTAAAGCGAGATATGCTGCCAAAATACAGATTGCAATGATACTAAATAAAACTGGCTGAAGTAGCGCCAATGCCTTCGCTAGCTTCTCATCAATCGCTTCACTTAGATGTTCGCTGTAAATCTGAAGTTCTTTCGGTAGATAACCGCTGTCTTCACCATGCTTGGCGAATGCAGCCAGTTGGTCCATCAATCCTTCTGTCCTACTTATCGCGGTGTGGAGTGAATCTCCAAAAACTACCTGCTCTTTGACATTTTTCGTAATTTCACTTAACACTAGATCCAAATTTTGAGCAATTAATACATCCAAAGCATTTTGCAAGGATAGGCCCGACTGAAGCAATCCCCCAATTTCACTAGAAAAGTCGCGAGTCTTTACTATCGAAAAGAATGTACTAGCGACAGGGATGGACATTAATACGC from the Sporosarcina psychrophila genome contains:
- a CDS encoding tyrosine-type recombinase/integrase; its protein translation is MFEKDADEGGFEFTPPKTEDSDRVVSFNDDLAVTLKKMKAQYNKEKLIGIRDVKSQWCDLVFTGIRTQPVRASTIGAVFNKNYKAYDVKDARGTHILRHTHITMLVEAEVDLPVIMERVGHSDINITLEIYAHVTKKMLKKSDDKINEYFRQFI